In one window of Thalassococcus arenae DNA:
- the tpiA gene encoding triose-phosphate isomerase, translating into MRRKLAAGNWKMNGTSDALAELDAMAQASGGAEVLICPPATLIARAADRVRGAIAIGGQDCHAKASGAHTGDLSATMLKDAGASHVILGHSERRSDHDEHDEDVRAKTQAAWDAGLVAIVCVGETLTEREAQNTLDIIGGQLAGSVPDSATGHNLVVAYEPVWAIGTGKVPDTEQIGDVHDFIRARLERRFGAGVGRSVRILYGGSVKASNAAEIFDVSNVDGALVGGASLRASDFVPIIDALNASAG; encoded by the coding sequence ATGCGACGCAAACTGGCCGCCGGGAACTGGAAGATGAACGGCACGAGCGACGCGCTGGCCGAACTGGATGCCATGGCGCAGGCCAGCGGCGGGGCCGAAGTGCTGATCTGCCCACCCGCGACGCTGATCGCACGTGCGGCCGATCGCGTGCGCGGTGCCATCGCCATCGGCGGTCAGGATTGCCACGCCAAGGCTTCGGGTGCTCATACCGGCGACCTCTCGGCCACAATGCTCAAGGATGCCGGGGCGAGCCATGTGATCCTGGGCCATTCCGAACGCCGAAGCGATCATGACGAACATGACGAGGACGTCCGCGCCAAGACCCAGGCCGCCTGGGATGCCGGCCTGGTCGCCATCGTCTGCGTCGGCGAAACCCTGACCGAACGCGAGGCGCAGAACACGCTCGACATCATCGGCGGTCAGCTTGCCGGATCGGTCCCGGACAGCGCCACCGGCCACAACCTCGTCGTCGCCTATGAACCGGTCTGGGCGATCGGCACCGGCAAGGTGCCCGACACCGAACAGATCGGCGATGTGCATGATTTCATCCGCGCACGGCTCGAACGCCGCTTCGGCGCCGGTGTCGGCCGGTCGGTCCGCATCCTGTATGGCGGATCGGTCAAGGCCTCGAATGCGGCCGAGATTTTCGACGTTTCCAATGTCGACGGCGCGCTGGTCGGCGGCGCTTCGCTGCGGGCCAGTGACTTTGTCCCGATCATCGACGCATTGAACGCCAGCGCTGGCTGA